The Bradyrhizobium sp. CCBAU 051011 DNA segment TCATCCGATCCTGGCGGCGGAGATCGTGAGCTGGCGCGAGGCGGTGGATAATGTGGTGGATGCAGCGGCCGCGCGACGGAAGAAGATGCAGTAACTGCTTTGCAGGGTAGGTAAAGCGAAGGCGTGCCTACCATTCCCTCGGGAGCGTGACGTTGCACGGTGGGGGGCACGGCTCCGCTTTGCCTGCCCTACGAGGCTGTTGCGGCCGTCCAGCCAAAAATATGGAAAACAACCCCATGCAAGGTAGCCGGCGACTGCCGGCGTGATGCCAGGCTGCATCAGCTCTCGACGAGGGCTTGCAAAACCCAGATCGGACTTTTTTCCTATCGCAAATTGAGGCGCGCTGAAGCAACTAGCTGCCGTAGATGGGGTAACGGGCCCCGGTCCACCCTCCAGGCAAGCCGCGCTTGCTACGGCGGTGTTGGGTGGCGCGCTTCGCGCGACCTGCCTGGAAGGCGGGCGGTCGTCCCTCACATTGATGGTGTTACGGAGTCAGAGGGATGAGCCTCGCTCCAAGCATCAAGGAGAGACGACCATGGAGCATTATGCCGGAATCGACGTGTCATTGGAATGCTCGAGCGTGTGCGTTGTCGACGCCAATGGCAAGATCGTGCGCGAGGCCAAGGTGGCGAGCGAGCCGCAAGCCCTAATCGCCTGGTTCGGTTCGCTGGGCTTCGGCCTGGAGCGGATCGGGCTGGAGGCCGGACCATTGTCGCAATGGCTGTTTGCGGCCATGAAGATAGCCGGCCTTGCCGTGGAACTGCTGGAGACGCGGCACGTGCGGAAGGCGTTCGAGGCGATGCCGGTCAAGTCGGATCGCAACGATGCCCGCGGCATCGCGCAACTGATGCGGCTGGGCTGGTTCCGGCCAGTGCATTGCAAATCGATGAGTGCGCAAGAGACCCGATCGCTGCTGACGGCGCGCAAGCTGGTGCAATCGAAGCTTCACGACGTGGAGAACAGTCTGCGCGGGATCCTGCGCGGTTTTGGCCTGAAGGTTGGCAAGACGACCGGGCAGACGTTCGCGGGACGGATCGAGGAGCTCGTGGCGGGCCACCCGCACCTGCAAACGATCGCCAAGGCGCTGCTAGCGGTGCGAACAGTGCTGCGGGCCGAGTTCGCAGCCTTCGAGAAGCAGATCCGCAGGATGGTGCGATCCGACATGCAAGCACGGCTGCTGACGTCAGTCCCGGCGGTCGGCCCAATCGTGGCGCTAACCTATGCCAGCGCGATCGACGATCCAGCCCGGTTCAAATCGTCGAAGCAGGCAGGAGCCCATTTCGGGTTGACCCCGAAGAAGCATCAATCCGGCGAGACCGACTACACCGGCCGGATCAGCAAGATCGGTGATGCTTCGGTGCGCACGGTGCTTTACGAAGCCGCCAACGTCATGCTGACCAAGCCGGTCAAAGGCTGTTCGCAATTGAAGAGCTGGGCCATGCGGATCAAACGGCGCGCCGGCACGAACAAAGCCAAAGTGGCGCTGGCGCGCCGGCTCGCGGTGATCATGCATCGCATGCTCGCCGACGGAACACCCTTTAACGCCGCTGCTGCCGCAGCCTAACAGGAGAGACACAACAGTTTTCGGGCGGGTCACAACACCAGGCCTTCTCGAAGCGAAGTCCCTTCGCCGGGACGATGGATCAGGTCAGGCCGTTGCCCACCAGGTCGCCCTCGTGAGCACGCACAACGTAGATTGGTCGACCTATCCTCTTCCAACCCCATCAGGTGGCGGCCCTGCGCCGACCCCGTACAGAAGCGAGACCCCGGCGGGCGGACAACGCAAAGGGATTGACTAATCGAGGCCCGTTACAGAAGGGTGGGCAAAGCGCAAGCGTGCCCACCAAGCTATGAACGTGGGAGAAGATGGTGGGCATGCGGAGCCTGTCATCGGGCGCGCATTCGCGCGACCCGTTGGCTTTGCCCGCCCTACGAATCCTGCGAACGTTCCGTCGCCCCATCCCTCAATGCCACCCCGGCTGCTGCATTCGCGCGCGGGTCTGCGCCAATTCTTCGAGCCTGCTTTCGATCTCGGAGCGGCTCATCGCGATATCCTGGAGCTGGCGGTCGTCGAGCCTGTGCAGGGCTACGCGCGCGGCGTGGCGCTCGTGGCGCGCGATCACCGACGCAATGAAGCGGTTGATGAGACGGCGCAGGTGCGCCGGCCAAAGCGCAGGTCTCCAAGCAAATGGCCTGGTGGCGGAGGTCGGAATGGTGCTCAGCATCGTCATGGCAATTTTCTTTCAAAGAGTAGCCGGAACCCGGCGATCTTGCCGGCCCCCTCTCTATCGAAGGCCTGCTGCCAGCATGGTGTCAGCAGGCTTCGGCGCGGCAACGAGCACCGGACACGGCTGCGTGATGGATCCAAATAAGCAAGCGATGCACCGCAACGCCGGCAGGGCCAGCCCGCCGGCGACGCAAGGCGCAGCGCGTCAGGCCACCTTTCGGCCGGCCGCGAGATCCTTGACGGCTTCCGTGGTCACCGGCTGACCGCCGATGCCCCAATCGCCGCTCGCGACTTCGGAAATCTTGACCCAGGTGACGCCGCGCATGTTCTCGCCTTCGATCGACACCATGGCGTCCGTGAGCTTGCTGATCATCTGGCGCTTCTGCTCGGCATTGAACACGTTCTCGATGACGTGAACCTCTATCAATGGCATGTCGTTCTTCCTGCTCTTACTTTTGACGCGTTTTCTTCACGCGAACCGGTATCCACTTCGCTCGAAAACGCTCTGGACCTCGCGGAAGCGAGGGCAGCGTCAACATGCCCGTGACAGTCGGCGAAGACTTTTAGACAGCTGTGATTTACCGTCCATATCCGCTTGAGATATCGCCGCGCAGCTATTGCAGACCTCAATTATCGCAAGCCCGCGCGCCGAAACCCTTCCAGGTAATGCGCCTTGTCCGCCTCGTGCTCGAACGGCAATCCGGTCGTCAGCCAGGCGAGCGAGATGTTGGGCTGGGCGCGGCGGAGGCCCTCGAGCGCAGCCTTGGCGGCATCAGTGCCGCCGGCCATGCCGAGGGCAGCGGTCAGCACGCGGTGGGCGCCGACAAAGTCGGCGCGCTGCCGCAGCGCTTCGCGCGACAGCCGAATCGCCTCCGCGTAATTCTTGCCGACATACTGGCAATAGGCGGCGACGCCGCAATAGATCGCGGCAAAGGGATCACGGGGCGAGAATTTCAGTGCCTCGCGCGCGGCACGATCGCCCTCCTCCCAGCGCCCGCGATAGGAAAGCGCAACGCCGTAAATGCCGCGAGCGGGCGAGAAATTGGGGTTGAGCCGCAGTGCCAGTTCGAATTCGGCGATGCAATCATCAAAACGTCCCTGGAACAGATAGACGCTGGCGAGCGCATAGTGCGCCCACGCGTCCTCACTGTCGGCCCGGATCGCCGCCAACGCCGCGCGTTCCGCGACCGGAATGACCTTGGGCAATTCCTGCCAGCCCATATGGGCGCTGAATGTATGGCAGGCCGCAAGCAGGCTGAGCGCCTGGCCGTAAGCGGGATCGACAGCGATCGCCTTTTCCAAAAGCGCCTGCGCGACCAGATTGTCCTGCCTCGTCACGCGCCAGTAATGCGACAGCGCCCGCATCACCAGGTCCCACGCATCCATATTGTCAGGCGTCTTGCGCCGGGCCCTAAAATCCTCGGCGGCGTAGAGCTGCGGCTCGATCGCCGCCACGACGGCCTGGGTGATTTCATCCTGCACGGCGAAAACGTCGGCGAGATTGCGGTCGTAGCGCTCCGCCCAGAGGTGACTGCCGGTTGCCACGTCGACCAACTGGGCCGTGATGCGGACGTGGTCGCCATCCTTGCGCACGCTGCCTTCGACGACGTAGCCGACACCGAGTTCCTCGCCGATCTGCCGGTGGTGGACGGATTTCTGCTTGTAGATGAACGAGGAGTTCCGCGCGATCACGTAAAACCAGCGCAGCTTCGACAGCGCGGTGATGATGTCCTCGCTGATGCCTTCGGAAAAATATTCCTGCCCCGGCTCGCCGCTGAGATTGGCAAACGGCAACACCGCAATCGCGGTTCGGTCAAACGCCTGATGTGGCGGGTGCAGCGGCTCGCCGGTGAGGTCGAGCTGGGGCGAACCCGCGTGCACTTCACCAGCGCCGGGCTGCGGCTGCACGTCGCCGACGAAGCGAAAGCCTTTTCGCGGAAGCGTGCGGATCATGATTTGATCCTTGCCGCTGTCGCCGATCGCCCTGCGCGCGGCGTTGATCCGGCTCGTCAACGTGGATTCGGAGACGATGCGGCCATCCCACACCGTCTCGATCAGATCGTCCTTGGTGACGACGTGGTCGCGGTTTTCGATCAGGTGAACCAGGAGATCGAACACCTGCGGCTCGACCGCCACGCTCTCGCCGCCGCGGGTCAGCTCGCGAAGATCGACATCAAGCACATGGTTTGAAAAATGAAATTGCACGGCTTCATCCCGGTTAAATCATCCTAGATCACTTCGTCCCGCAAGCGAGGGTAGAGCGAATTTACTTTCAGGAATGTGTGAGAAATCTCACAGAAGAAGAAATCTCACTGAAAAATCAGGATCCTCTCAAGGCAAAATCAGCCCGGCATCACAGTCTTTAGGTCCTGACAGGGCCATGTTCGGTTCATCGCGGCCGCCTCCCGTGGCCGCCCCATCCGGACAAGGAGACATCGATGGCCGGCCAGACTGCGGTTGCAGCAACCCAGACCCAATCCGATTCTGCCCAACCAGCCCCCGACCTCGCAGCCCTCAAGACGCGTCAACAAGCCGCATGGTCGTCAGGCAATTACGCCATTGTCGGCTCGACGCTGCAGATCGTCGGCGAAGAACTCTGCGAGGCGCTCGATCTCAAGGCCGGCTCAAAGGTGCTCGATGTCGCCGCCGGCAATGGCATGGCGAGCCTCGCCGCGGCGCGGCGGTGGTGCGACGTCACTTCGACCGATTACGTGCCGGCACTGCTGGAGCGCGGCCGGGCGCGCGCCGCGGCCGAAGGCATGCAAATCGAATTCAGGGAGGCAGACGCGGAAAATCTGCCGTTCGACGATGGCAGTTTCGACACGGTGCTCTCCACCTTCGGCGTCATGTTCACGCCGAACCAGGACCGCGCGGCCGCCGAACTGATGCGGGTCTGCAAGCCCAAGGGCCAGATCGGCCTGGCGAACTGGACGCCGGAAGGCTTCATCGGACAGGTCTTCAAGACGCTCGGCAAATATCTGCCGCCCCCCGCCGGCGCCAAATCGCCGGCGCTGTGGGGAACGCGCGCGCGGCTGACCGAAATGTTCGACACTGATGCGCGCGCGATCAGGGCGGAATCGCGCCTGTTCAAGTTCCGCTATCGCTCGCCGGCACACTTCCTCGACGTGTTCAAGACGTATTACGGCCCGGTGCTGAAGGCCTTCGCAGCCCTTGAGCCGGCAAAACAGGAAGAGCTGCACGACGATCTGAACGCCCTGATCGTTCGCATGAACAGATCCGGCGACGGCACGATGGTCGTGCCCAGCGAATATCTCGAGGTTGTCATCACCAAGCGCTGAAACGTCCGCTCCGGTGATTCAAGCGGGGCCCTTCGCATGGCCCCGCTGGTGACGTCCCATCTACAAATCAGGATTATTCCGATGACGAATGTAATTCAGATTTCGCGCGCGGAGCGCGACAAGGCTTGCGTCGTGGCCCTGCATTGCTCGCTCGGCTCGGGCCGCCAGTGGAAGGCGCTCGCCGATGAACTCGGGCGCAGTCATTCATTTTTCACCCCCGATATCTCGGGCTATGGCGCCAATGGATGCGCCCTGGATCTGCCCCTGACGCTCGCAGAAGAAGTCCGAGCCTTAAGCGGCACGCTCAACGACGCGAAGGGGCCCATCCATCTCGTCGGCCATTCCTACGGCGGCGCGATTGCGTTCAAGGTCGCGACCTGTTCCCCGTTCGCGCATCGGGTACGAAGCCTGACGCTGATCGAACCGGTTCTGCCGACGCTGCTGTGCGAGAGCGATGCGGACCGGCGGTTGCACGCGCGTTTCGCGCAGGTCGCGCGTGACGTTTCCGAAGACCTCTGGAACGGATCGGTGCTCGAGGCGATCGACATGTTCATCGCGTTCTGGAACGGCTCCGGTCCGCAGGATCCGCTGCCGGCCAGCGCGCGCCTTCGCATGGTCGAGCGCGGCCACAAGCTCGCTTTCGATTTCACGGCGGCGTTCGCCGAAGAGAACGTCGCGGTCGCGGCGGCCTCGCTTCGCGTTCCGACGCTGCTGTTTTCAGGCGGGCTGTCGCCCTATCTCACCCAACGCATCGTGCAGCGGCTCGGTGCTATCATTGATGGCGCCGAGGTCCGGCATTTATCGGCCGCCGGCCATATGCTCCCGCTCACCCATGTGTCATCAGTCAATCCCGCGATCGTGCGGCACATCGCTCGCGCGGATGAACTGGCTGGCGTTCCGCTGGCGCTCGAGGGGGCGCCGGCGGAGGCTGCCAGCCTGGCGGAAGGGTGACATTCTTGGCGCTTGGCTGCGAGGCGCGCTTTCTGATATTCCAACACCCTGAATTTGAGAGGGAATTGCCGATGCCCGCCTTTGCCGCGCGCGACCTTGCACCGAAACTCACTGCCCTGATTACCGCGGGCATGATCTGTCTTTCCACCACCCCCCTGCTCGCCGCCGACGAGGACGCCGCCCCGAAAGGCGCCGCCGTCACCGTGCTCAAGGCCGCGAAATCCTGTTTCGCCAATATCGTCGAGGTCTCCGGCACCATCATTCCGCGCGAGGAGACGCAAGTGCGGCCCGAGCGGATGGGGCTGAAGGTGACCGAGGTGATGGTGGATGCGGGCGACAGCGTCAGCGCGGGCCAGGTGATGGCGAAGCTGAGCCCGCCGGAGGGCGGGTCGATCTCGGTGCAGGCGCCGGTGGCGGGGGTGATCTCGGCGTCCACCGCGTCGGTCGGCGCGATGGCATCAGCCAAGGGCGAGGCGCTGTTCTCGATCATCGCGCGCGGCGAGTTCGACCTGGTCGGCATGGTGCCGACGCGCGATATCCAAAAGCTGCAGGTGAACCAGACCGCGCGCATCAAGGTGATCGGCGCCGGCGAGGTCGACGGCAAGGTGCGGCGGCTGTCGACCACGGTGGAGCCGAACAGCCAGCTCGCGCAGGTGTTCGTCGGCGTCACCACCAACCGCCGCCTGCTGGTCAATTCATCGGGCCGCGCGCAGATCAAGACCGGGCAGAGCTGCGGCGTCGCGGTGCCGCTGACCGCGATCCTCTACGGCAGCGCCGGCACCGTGGTGCAGGTGGTGCGGCGCGCCCGCGTCGAAACGCGGCGGGTGGAAACCGGGCTGATGGCGGCCGGCCAGGTCGAGATCACCTCTGGCCTGCAGGAAGGCGACAT contains these protein-coding regions:
- a CDS encoding IS110 family transposase; this encodes MEHYAGIDVSLECSSVCVVDANGKIVREAKVASEPQALIAWFGSLGFGLERIGLEAGPLSQWLFAAMKIAGLAVELLETRHVRKAFEAMPVKSDRNDARGIAQLMRLGWFRPVHCKSMSAQETRSLLTARKLVQSKLHDVENSLRGILRGFGLKVGKTTGQTFAGRIEELVAGHPHLQTIAKALLAVRTVLRAEFAAFEKQIRRMVRSDMQARLLTSVPAVGPIVALTYASAIDDPARFKSSKQAGAHFGLTPKKHQSGETDYTGRISKIGDASVRTVLYEAANVMLTKPVKGCSQLKSWAMRIKRRAGTNKAKVALARRLAVIMHRMLADGTPFNAAAAAA
- a CDS encoding DUF1127 domain-containing protein; the protein is MTMLSTIPTSATRPFAWRPALWPAHLRRLINRFIASVIARHERHAARVALHRLDDRQLQDIAMSRSEIESRLEELAQTRARMQQPGWH
- a CDS encoding tautomerase family protein codes for the protein MPLIEVHVIENVFNAEQKRQMISKLTDAMVSIEGENMRGVTWVKISEVASGDWGIGGQPVTTEAVKDLAAGRKVA
- a CDS encoding winged helix-turn-helix domain-containing protein — protein: MQFHFSNHVLDVDLRELTRGGESVAVEPQVFDLLVHLIENRDHVVTKDDLIETVWDGRIVSESTLTSRINAARRAIGDSGKDQIMIRTLPRKGFRFVGDVQPQPGAGEVHAGSPQLDLTGEPLHPPHQAFDRTAIAVLPFANLSGEPGQEYFSEGISEDIITALSKLRWFYVIARNSSFIYKQKSVHHRQIGEELGVGYVVEGSVRKDGDHVRITAQLVDVATGSHLWAERYDRNLADVFAVQDEITQAVVAAIEPQLYAAEDFRARRKTPDNMDAWDLVMRALSHYWRVTRQDNLVAQALLEKAIAVDPAYGQALSLLAACHTFSAHMGWQELPKVIPVAERAALAAIRADSEDAWAHYALASVYLFQGRFDDCIAEFELALRLNPNFSPARGIYGVALSYRGRWEEGDRAAREALKFSPRDPFAAIYCGVAAYCQYVGKNYAEAIRLSREALRQRADFVGAHRVLTAALGMAGGTDAAKAALEGLRRAQPNISLAWLTTGLPFEHEADKAHYLEGFRRAGLR
- a CDS encoding class I SAM-dependent methyltransferase; this encodes MAGQTAVAATQTQSDSAQPAPDLAALKTRQQAAWSSGNYAIVGSTLQIVGEELCEALDLKAGSKVLDVAAGNGMASLAAARRWCDVTSTDYVPALLERGRARAAAEGMQIEFREADAENLPFDDGSFDTVLSTFGVMFTPNQDRAAAELMRVCKPKGQIGLANWTPEGFIGQVFKTLGKYLPPPAGAKSPALWGTRARLTEMFDTDARAIRAESRLFKFRYRSPAHFLDVFKTYYGPVLKAFAALEPAKQEELHDDLNALIVRMNRSGDGTMVVPSEYLEVVITKR
- a CDS encoding alpha/beta fold hydrolase codes for the protein MTNVIQISRAERDKACVVALHCSLGSGRQWKALADELGRSHSFFTPDISGYGANGCALDLPLTLAEEVRALSGTLNDAKGPIHLVGHSYGGAIAFKVATCSPFAHRVRSLTLIEPVLPTLLCESDADRRLHARFAQVARDVSEDLWNGSVLEAIDMFIAFWNGSGPQDPLPASARLRMVERGHKLAFDFTAAFAEENVAVAAASLRVPTLLFSGGLSPYLTQRIVQRLGAIIDGAEVRHLSAAGHMLPLTHVSSVNPAIVRHIARADELAGVPLALEGAPAEAASLAEG
- a CDS encoding efflux RND transporter periplasmic adaptor subunit, whose product is MPAFAARDLAPKLTALITAGMICLSTTPLLAADEDAAPKGAAVTVLKAAKSCFANIVEVSGTIIPREETQVRPERMGLKVTEVMVDAGDSVSAGQVMAKLSPPEGGSISVQAPVAGVISASTASVGAMASAKGEALFSIIARGEFDLVGMVPTRDIQKLQVNQTARIKVIGAGEVDGKVRRLSTTVEPNSQLAQVFVGVTTNRRLLVNSSGRAQIKTGQSCGVAVPLTAILYGSAGTVVQVVRRARVETRRVETGLMAAGQVEITSGLQEGDIVVARAGALLREGDPVRAVTASADAK